The sequence TGAAATCTGGCCCAACTTCCGCCATATTGCGCGTAAAAAGGGCGTGAAGACAGCCATGATCAACGGGACAATCTCAGATAAGACCATATCCGGCGCGAAAAAGATCCCGTGGCTGTATAAATGGACTATGTCAAATATCGACCTCTTTTGCATGCAGTCTCAGGCTGATGCCGACCGGGTTATCGCGTTGGGTGCTGACAGAGCGAGAGTGATGGTGACGGGAAACTGCAAGGCTGACCAGTCGTCTGAACTGTTAAGCGATTCGGAAAAGGACGAAATCTGGGCGCGATATAAGTTCCCCGCCGGGTCGAGAGTATTTGTGGCTGGAAGCACCAATCCGGGCGAGGATGCGCCTGTTATGGAAGCGTTTGTTGCAGCAAGGAAAGCTCATCCGAGCCTGCGGCTGATTATAGCTCCCAGGCAGATAGAGCGCCGCGATGAGATTATTTCAATTGCTAGTGATATGGGTCTGAAGTGCGGCTGGCGGAGCGAGCCAGCAAGCATCTCGGGTGACGAAGATATCGTCATACTGGACACTTTCGGTGAGCTGGCGCGAGTATATTCTATTTCGGACGTGAGCTTTGTAGGCGGGAGCTTGATTCCGCGCGGCTGTCACAGTATTCTCCAGCCGATATCTCAGGGAAAGCCGGTGTTTTTCGGGCCGTATACGTTCAAGGCGAAAGACCTGGTCAGCCAGGCAAAGGCAGCCGGAGTAGGGTTTGAAATTGCCGACGGCTATCATCTCGGCGAACAAATAGTCGCTATGCTGGGCGATTATGCTCTTCTGGATGATATAAAGGTCCGCTGTGATCAGATGATGCAGGCAAATCAGGGTGCGTCGCGCCGCACCGCCGAAGCGCTTGTTCGGCTGTATAATCATGAGTAGCCGCTATATAGAACGTGTAATACTCGGCGAGGATAGAGGTGCGGCATCTTGGCTGATCCGATGCGCCCTCTGGCCGCTCTCGCTAATATATCGAGCAGGCTTGGCTGTTTATCTCGGACTATATTCGGTAGGGCTTAAGCAGAGATATAAGCTGAGTGTTCCGATAATAAGCGTCGGCAACCTGACATTCGGCGGCACAGGCAAGACGCCTGCCGTGCAGACCATCTGCCGTCTGCTCGTCCAAAGCGGCAAGAAAGTAGTTGTCCTTTCGCGAGGACATGGCGGTTCAGCGGAGGACGCTGTAGCTGTTTCGGACGGCGAGCAAGTGTTGATCGACTCGGCAGAAGCCGGCGATGAGCCCGTTCTGCTTGCACAGAGCCTGCCGGGCGTGCCTGTAGTCGTCGGCAAGGACAGGAGACTGAGCGGGAATCTGGCGTGCGAAAAGTTTAAGCCGGATATAATCGTGCTTGATGACGGTTTGCAGTATTGGCAGCTTTATCGCGATCTTGATATAGTAGTAATGAGCGCGGCGCGGCCATTCGGCAGCGGGTTTGTGATGCCTATGGGCGACCTGCGCGAGCCAGCAAATGGCCTCAGGCGTGCAGGAATTGTGCTGCTGAATACTGATGGCAAGGCGGAAATTGAATCTGTCGAGAAGCGCATTAAGCGTGTTGCGCCCAGGGTCGAAATATACCGCTGCGAGCGCAAGCCGGAGAGGTTTATCCGTGTCTCGGACGGCCAGCCGCTCGACTTGGACTGGATAAAAGACCGCAGAGTTCTGGCGTTTTGCGGTATAGGCAAGCCGCAGTCATTTATGGATATGCTCGTCTCGCTTGGCGCGGTGGTTGCCAGGCAAATGGTCTTTTCGGATCATCATGAATACTTGCAGGAAGATATATCTCTTATCGAGAGTGAGAAGCTTTCGTCAGGAGCCGAGGTTGTTGTAACCACGCAGAAAGACATAGCACGGCTCGGCAATCATTTTTCAATTGAGCATACATATACACTTGTGATCAGACTCGAAGTTGAGGATAAAAGTAGTTTTGCACAACGGATCAACAACAAGAATACGCAATCTCCCACCTAAGAAGCGGCTGATTAAGCTTATAGGCCGCATCACATTCTGGTGTATGGCCAAAACTGCGGGGCTTCTAAGACCGTGGTCGGTCAGGTTTATCGGGCAGACTCTCGGCTCGGCATTTTATCATCTTTCGAGCCGATATCGAAATGTTGCCCTGAAAAACCTCAGAAGCGTTTACGCAGGCAAGAAGAGCGATGATGAGATTCACGTTATAGCTAAAGAGGTGTTCAAACACTTCTCACAGGCGGCGGTCGAGTTCTTCTATCTGATTTCTTGCAGCCGAGAGCAAATAGACTCAATGGTTGATAT comes from Armatimonadota bacterium and encodes:
- the lpxK gene encoding tetraacyldisaccharide 4'-kinase, yielding MSSRYIERVILGEDRGAASWLIRCALWPLSLIYRAGLAVYLGLYSVGLKQRYKLSVPIISVGNLTFGGTGKTPAVQTICRLLVQSGKKVVVLSRGHGGSAEDAVAVSDGEQVLIDSAEAGDEPVLLAQSLPGVPVVVGKDRRLSGNLACEKFKPDIIVLDDGLQYWQLYRDLDIVVMSAARPFGSGFVMPMGDLREPANGLRRAGIVLLNTDGKAEIESVEKRIKRVAPRVEIYRCERKPERFIRVSDGQPLDLDWIKDRRVLAFCGIGKPQSFMDMLVSLGAVVARQMVFSDHHEYLQEDISLIESEKLSSGAEVVVTTQKDIARLGNHFSIEHTYTLVIRLEVEDKSSFAQRINNKNTQSPT
- a CDS encoding 3-deoxy-D-manno-octulosonic acid transferase, with amino-acid sequence MIGNEILNHQTYMTYYLYNLALLILSPLIAVFILYRIFISGKSRKSWRQQMGSVKLPDEIGGKDKIWIHAVSVGESVASAAVVSELKQMLPDAAVVVSTTTETGQEMARKSIKDADAFFYYPFDLAPFVSRSINRVRPKVFASTDTEIWPNFRHIARKKGVKTAMINGTISDKTISGAKKIPWLYKWTMSNIDLFCMQSQADADRVIALGADRARVMVTGNCKADQSSELLSDSEKDEIWARYKFPAGSRVFVAGSTNPGEDAPVMEAFVAARKAHPSLRLIIAPRQIERRDEIISIASDMGLKCGWRSEPASISGDEDIVILDTFGELARVYSISDVSFVGGSLIPRGCHSILQPISQGKPVFFGPYTFKAKDLVSQAKAAGVGFEIADGYHLGEQIVAMLGDYALLDDIKVRCDQMMQANQGASRRTAEALVRLYNHE